The sequence TTGTGTGGCATGCAGGACACGCATGTGCTATGGCTAAGAAATACACTAACAAGACTGAGCATGAATGAAACCTTGGACTTACAAATAAGTAAAGATTCATTCCATGGCAATTCATACTCGGAAATCAATCACATCAACACAGGATTTTACTACGTACTACCATCGAACAACCGAACCATATCATTGTTCGAGACATGGTACGACATGAGAAAAAACTCGACCGGATGAAAGGACAAGATGTTTTAGAGCAACTAGTGCTTCATGGCGTTATCAAGGAATTAGGTCTCACACCCAGATTTCTTGATACACTATATTTCAGTGGATTCTGCAGTGATAGCCAAGATGTTAACATGATTGTTACTGTTCTTGCCAATTGTTGTCGCACCAAGATGGTTGATTTGAAGGCCGTTTTGAGAGATTGGAaaggtttcaaaaaaaaaaagaaaatagtaATAATAGTTCTAGTTTTCGATGGACTGACCACAATTCTTGTATAAATTCGTGGCATTGAGCATTACTCGGGATTTCGCATTTGGTAGTTTGTGAAATATACAATGTAAATTTGCACTTGATATAGACTTTTGTTGCAATTTGATATTTGACATACTTTTTACAACTTCATTAATAGCTACAACATACTTTTTACAACTTCAAATTCCTATTTTGTTAGCaattaaattgtaaaaatataacaaattgcTCGtagatttattttcatttatatttacATGCGATggcttttgttttgtttggcTTCACGCAGAATCACTAGTTACTATATTCTTGCTGAAAAGCCCTGGAGAACCACACCAATTAGGTGATTGTGATTTTGAATTCGCAAAAGCGCAGAAAATGGCTACGCTGAGGAATCTAAAGATAAAGACTTCAACGTGCAAGAGAGTAGTGAAGGAACTTGAGTCTTACGAGAAAGAGGTGGAAAGAGAGGCCGCCAAAACTGCTGATATGAAGGCCAACGCCGCCGATCCGTACGACATCAAGCAGCAGGTCAGTTCCGGCTGTTTAATTTACTTCATAATTGTTGAGATGTATGGGTGAGATGGTGAATTCCAAATTTATGTTGAGCTGTAATACTGATCCACTCTTGAATTGACCCGAAAAAAAGGTCGACTTTTGAGTTGTCTTGCTAAAGTGCGCGATTGTTCTGTATTTGTTTGATTCATATCCTTTTAATGCAGAAGGAATGTCGGATCAATTGGGATGCTGGCATTATATTTCTCTTGGATTATTTTGTCAGATGTGAGAAAAAgggtgatttttttatatttgggtAGTTTGTTGTAAATAGTCTACGGGTTCCGCGTCTCTTGTTTATTTGCATAATTTACATTTGAACTTGTGTGACGTCTGGTCTTTTTTAAAGGACTTGTTTCGAGGTTGGTTTTCCGTTTCCGATAATTTCGATATCATTATGCAGCCGGGATGGTTTTCTTTTCCAGATTTAAAATAGCTATTTCCATTAATTTCGTTTGATGTAGACAAGAAATGGTGAAGGCCCATTGGTGCCATGGATTGTGGAGACTAAATAAGGTCATTGGAGTTAACCCACTAGCCCAAGGGACCAAAAATGCAATTTGCTCAAACTTTAGTGtaggaaaatatattattactcGAGCATGGAATAGCTGTGCATTTCTCCACGATTTTCTTTGTACATGTAATGATCGTAGTTTATGCTAGATAAAAGTTATTTTTTGACGATTGGAACTAATATGGCGCGTACTTACAATTTGAAGATATGCACGTTCATGGGGATTTGTAATCAATGAAGAAATCCTTCAAAGATCAGGATTATTGAGTTTATTTTTTGTGGCCTCTTGGATTTTTAGTATCAACAAAGGAGGACCGGTGGGGTCTTTCCTTTTTCAAGATCATCCAATATTACTTTAAAGGACAGTGTATGTTTACTATGTGGAGGTGATCGATGGATAGGAGTTCGATGCAACAGATTTCAATAgaagtttatgttcatgttcCAAGTTTTACGAGTGGGTATGGCTGTTCACTGAAAATGTTATAGTTGATGcagttaagaattttgatgCCTGTTCAGTTTTTAGTTTTCTACAGTTTTTTGAGGGAGGAGGTTGGGAAAGTGGGTGTGGGGGAGAGAAAAGGAATTTAtgagtattatttttatgtgattGTACGTGCTGAATCTTGGGTGAAGGGTATTTGAGCCTTCTAACTAGCTAGTTGTAACAATAAGTGATgatgattaaaataaaaagaaagaacaTCGTACAAATCCATGCATTATGCAAGGTGTGTGGCGTGGCACTCAATCGGGCTAGACAACTTATGAATTGATCATATATTTTCTTGCttgctttttaaaaaaaaataccgaatGGATACTTCCTTTTCTTGATGCATTTAATTCAGGAAAATGTGTTGGCTGAGTCCAGGATGATGATTCCAGATTGCCACAAGCGCCTAGAAGCTGCTCTAACTGACCTTAAAGGATTTCTGGTGAGTTgtaattttttgttcttttcttGATACTGTTAATTGTTCCTCCTC comes from Primulina huaijiensis isolate GDHJ02 chromosome 17, ASM1229523v2, whole genome shotgun sequence and encodes:
- the LOC140963011 gene encoding tubulin-folding cofactor A-like, which translates into the protein MATLRNLKIKTSTCKRVVKELESYEKEVEREAAKTADMKANAADPYDIKQQENVLAESRMMIPDCHKRLEAALTDLKGFLVELEESDLKETPEVQDAQTIITEIEHMFQTSEA